In Desulfomonilia bacterium, one genomic interval encodes:
- a CDS encoding lipocalin-like domain-containing protein, translating into MMKKLAVLVMMAMFMAACAPRYTINHDYPKEPLSFPKDQAAHYDAQTEWWYYTGHFFDEDRNEYGFELTFFKRVMSDDKSVIFKFPAYWIKDIGMVGHFAITDVNGKKFKFAQKTNLCSGWKAEKDRYEVSIGDWSVREEDGIHKLKANMRGYEIDLELKPLKDPVPNGPGGIVAKGSGYGNYYYSITRIEVSGTLKAGGKTLKVHGVSWMDHEYGIMKVAPGVKGWDWFSLQLNDGTDIMIYMIKDKNEIVKESSCTIVNASGEYNWLTLSDIEVKDISTWKSPNTGGEYPSRWEIRIKPLDLTLNVVPVMNDQEMRLPPIDYWEGAVNLKGTREGSPVLGKGYVELVGYSRNKRPGTQNLE; encoded by the coding sequence ATGATGAAAAAACTTGCAGTTCTCGTAATGATGGCAATGTTTATGGCGGCCTGCGCACCGCGATATACGATAAACCATGATTATCCGAAAGAGCCTTTGAGTTTTCCTAAAGACCAGGCAGCCCATTACGACGCGCAGACCGAGTGGTGGTACTACACCGGTCATTTCTTTGATGAAGACAGGAACGAATATGGTTTCGAACTCACTTTTTTCAAGAGGGTGATGAGCGACGACAAGTCTGTTATTTTTAAATTTCCCGCCTACTGGATCAAGGATATAGGAATGGTCGGCCATTTTGCCATAACCGACGTTAACGGTAAAAAATTCAAATTTGCGCAGAAGACGAATCTTTGCTCTGGATGGAAGGCAGAAAAGGATCGTTACGAGGTTTCCATAGGAGACTGGTCAGTCAGGGAAGAAGACGGGATACACAAGCTCAAGGCAAACATGAGAGGTTATGAGATCGATCTGGAATTGAAGCCTCTGAAAGACCCCGTTCCGAACGGACCCGGCGGGATTGTCGCAAAGGGCAGCGGCTACGGCAATTATTACTATTCGATAACCAGGATCGAAGTAAGCGGTACGCTTAAGGCAGGCGGCAAGACCCTTAAAGTACACGGTGTTTCCTGGATGGACCATGAATACGGTATCATGAAGGTTGCCCCCGGTGTCAAAGGCTGGGACTGGTTCAGTCTTCAGCTCAATGACGGGACCGACATAATGATTTACATGATAAAGGATAAAAACGAGATTGTGAAGGAATCGAGCTGTACAATAGTAAACGCCTCAGGAGAATACAATTGGTTGACTCTCTCCGATATCGAAGTCAAAGACATATCGACATGGAAGAGTCCCAATACCGGTGGTGAGTATCCTTCCCGGTGGGAAATCCGTATAAAGCCGCTCGATCTTACTCTTAACGTGGTTCCGGTAATGAATGACCAGGAGATGAGGCTGCCGCCCATCGATTACTGGGAAGGGGCAGTTAATTTAAAGGGCACAAGGGAAGGTTCCCCGGTTCTTGGAAAGGGATATGTCGAGCTTGTCGGTTATTCCAGGAATAAAAGGCCCGGCACACAGAATCTTGAATGA
- a CDS encoding response regulator, whose protein sequence is MPDSNGKLKILLADVSMTSRLALERILENYGYCDSAEDGMDCVKAFTLALELGKPYDLVCIDLMLPRIGGIDAIKMMRKIEREMGVLVADSVKIIVITAVVNPAYIFEACYRGGANLYLYKPVEQKKILEELRKFGLIKSVEESL, encoded by the coding sequence ATGCCGGACAGCAATGGTAAACTGAAGATCCTCCTGGCCGATGTCAGCATGACATCAAGGCTCGCCCTCGAGCGAATTCTTGAAAATTATGGCTACTGCGATTCCGCGGAAGACGGCATGGACTGTGTTAAGGCCTTCACCCTTGCACTCGAACTGGGCAAGCCTTACGACCTTGTCTGCATAGACCTGATGCTGCCGAGGATTGGCGGAATCGACGCCATCAAAATGATGCGCAAAATAGAACGCGAAATGGGCGTGCTCGTGGCGGATTCCGTAAAGATTATCGTCATTACCGCTGTCGTAAACCCGGCATACATATTTGAGGCATGTTACAGAGGCGGTGCAAACCTGTATCTGTATAAACCGGTGGAACAGAAAAAAATACTGGAAGAGCTGAGAAAATTCGGGCTTATCAAATCGGTCGAAGAATCACTATAA